A region of the Candidatus Uhrbacteria bacterium genome:
AGTCCGCGGTCGAGCGTCATGACCCAGCCGGTGGCGACGATCAGACACGAGGCGGCCACGGCGATGTAGTAGCCCAGACCGTATCCGCGCGGACGCTTATGACGCGTCGCCGCATGCGCACGGATCAACTCGTGCTTTTCCTCATGCGAAAGGATTCGCTCATGGTCACGCATCATATATCCCGCATCATGTGCGGACTGACGCTTGGGAGGAGAACGGTGAGAATGAGCTTTCATATTTTTTATTATGATGCGTGACTTTGTTGTGTGATCATGCCCTCTCCAACACCGTGACCACGAGGTCTTCTGCCGGCAGATCCTTTTTGCTGATCTTGAGCTTGTTGCCGTCCTCACGCTTGCAGACCAGTTCTTTGCAAAAGGCATCGGCGGTTCCGAGTTTTTCTTTTACGCCTTCCGTGTGATACGCGAGCGGAACAACCATGCGTGGCTCAACCGCCTTGATGATGTCGACGGCCTGCTTAGCCGAGAGCAGATCTCCGCCCCCGACTGGCAGTAAAAGAATATCGATACTGCCGAGCGCGGAGACTTCATCGTCTGTGAGAACGCGGTTCAATCCTCCGAGAAAACCGATGGACATACCCTCCACTTGAAAACGGTACATCAGATTGAATGGATATTTGTCTTCCGGCGTACGTAACGGAATCGCGTAAGCAAAGATTCCGTTAACCTCATACTCGCCAGGGGTGCGAATAATGAAAGGCTCACCTGTGAAAGCGTCGGTTGGGAAGCGCTTGTCGTCCTCATGGGTAAGCGCGACGACGTCTGGTGCGAGCGTGCGCGGAAAGCGCAAACCGGATTCATTGCTGTAAGGATCGGTCACTAAACTCGCTTGTTGGTCGCCGTGGGTGGCCTCGATGCGGATACAGGAGAAACCGTGCCAGAAAATTTGCATAATAGAGCGGAAATTTGGAAGTCCTTGGACAGGCTTATTCTAGCCTTTTTCGGCACAACCTACAAGAGAAATCAAGCCCTGTGTCACCCCCGCGAAGGCGGGGGTCCAGCTGATCGAATTAACGAGGTTATTTAGTCCTGGATTCCCGCCTTCGCGGGAATGACAAAGTGTTTAGCGAACGGAATTTGAGAGGGTGCAGCCGACGATGGCGATCGCGAGGGCGTCGGCGGCGTCATCGGGCTTGGGAATGGCGTCTAGTTTAAGGAGGCGTTTTACCATCTCCTGGACCTGACGTTTGTCTGCTGATCCGTGACCAGCTGTCCCCTGCTTTACCTGGTTGGGCGTTGGTTCTACGAGCTTGATTCCGGCATCGGCGATCACGAGCAGTACGACGCCGCGCGCCATTCCGACATTAATGGCGGTTTTGGCGTTGGTTTGGAAAAAGAGCTTTTCTACGGCTACGCAATCGGGCTTGTATTGCTCGATGAGGCCTGCGACATTATCGCGCACTTGGCGCAGGCGGGTCATGAAAGAATCGTCTTTGGAGGTTTGGAGAACGCCGTGCGCGATATGCACGAGTTTGCCGCCATTATCATCGACGACGCCAAAACCGTTTCTGTCGAAGCCGGGGTCGATGCCGAGAACTCTCATAGGAAGCATTGTAGCTGTTTTGTCATTCCTGCGCAGGCAGGAATCCAGAACCAGAAAATCCGAACATTTACCGATTTACTCAGCTGGATCCCCGCCTGCGCGGGGATGACAGGAACAAGCCGGTTGACGCTTGAGAATGCTTCTGCGAAAGTCCTCGCGCAGAGGAGGTGGAAACATGATTCGTTATGGACTTTTGCAGCATGTGACTGATGCGGATGTGGTCGATATCGGGATCTTGGTGGAGACGCTCTCCCCCGGCACCCGGAAGCCGACACATGGAGAGGTGAGGCGCATCGTCGAGGCGCATCAGGTGATCATCGCGCGCGATATCACCGTCGAGCGCGAGCCAATCATCGGGATGGCGACGCTCGTCATCATTCCGCAGATGATCGGTTTGCGGGGACGCGTCGAGGACGTGTCCCGACATCCGGACTATCGCGGACGCGGCATCGGGCAGGGGCTCATGAAGAAGCTGCACGACGTGGCCCGCCAGCACGCGATCGACAAGCTGGCTCTCACTTGCCAGCCGTATCGCAAGGAGGGCAACCATCTCTATCCCAAGATGGGCTACAAAACCGTCGAGACCAACGTGTACCGCATCGATCTTTCCATACTCTGAACAGATTGACAGATCGATCAAAATCTTGTTTACTGTCCGTCCACCTAGGAGGTACGGATGCTGGCAGAACAGTTGCGTGCAGTGGTACAGGCGGGACTCAGGCCGATTCCGATGCAGAGCACCGAGGAGGTGCACTTCCGGAACATGCTGTATCGAGCCTTCGAGGCCATGAAGGTCTCGGCGCTCGAGCAGAAGCGTGAGGCGCTCGTCCTCGAGGTCTATCCCTATCAGGTGAAGTGGATCGAGCTCGGGTCCGAAGGCGATCTCACGCAGGTGCCCGTGGATCGCCTCATCGGGATGGCGGCCATGCTCCGCGACAAGCTCGCGGCGCAGAACCTCAAGATGTCTCTGCGACATCGCGTCCGCGGCGACGCTACCAACTCGCGCAACAACGTCTACGAACTCATCGCTTCTTGGTGAGACTCTTACGCCCTCGATCCGTCTGGATCGGGGGCGTTGACATTTTGATATTTTTTTGCTTTACTGAGGTCACTATGCAAACGTTGTACATTCGTCAGACAGGTCCGAATCCGCATGATGGTGAGGCGGAGCTCAATGGCAAACGCTATCGATGTGCCATCGGTAGAACCGGCGTTCTTGCCGACAAGAAAGAAGGAGATGGCGGTACTCCGCACGGAACATTTCCGTTGCGTGAGGTCTTCTTTCGTGAGGACCGACTCGAGAAGCCGGTCACTGGCCTCCCGATTCGCGCAACCGCCAGTAATGACGGGTGGGCGGATGATAGTGCTCTCCCGGAGTACAACACTCATGTCTCGCTCCCCTATCCAGGTTCTCACGAGAATCTGTGGCGTGAGGATCATGTCTACGACGTGATCCTGGTCGTCGGCTACAACGATGCCCCTCCGGTACCCGGTAAAGGCAGTGCGATCTTCATCCACCTGGCCCGCGAAGGATACACGCCGACCGCAGGCTGCCCCGTCTTCTCCAAGCCCGACCTACTCGAGATTCTCGCACAGCTCCGCGCCGGAGATCAGGTCGAGATCAACTAACAACCAGAAATCAATCACGCCCCCGACCGGACTGGTCGGGGGCGTTGACATTTTGGATTGCATTTGCTTACCTAATCGCATGGCTCGTTCATGGAGGTAAGCCATGCAGAAAGAAGCAACGGAGTTCGTTCAGAGCCTGAGGAAGCAGTCCATCGAGGCTGCAGACAAGATGAAGGAAGCTGCGGAGCAGGAGAAGCTGGAGGCGCCCGCAAGACAGAAGGCACAGATCCGTGCGTGGGTGGACGACCACATGGACATGCTTCGTCGGAGCTTCCGGAAGGTATCGGAAGCGGGCCGTCGTAGCATGGTCGTCGGATGCGTCTTCATCCTCGACAACCGCCAGATCGAGCGACACGCCGACAAGGGCAGCTCGTGCGATCCGGCTGGTTACATGCTCAAGGATCTCGCGAAGGACCTCGCTGATCAGCTTCGAAGCGAGGGGTTCGGCTTCAGGTTGGAGATCACGAGCCACCACGGCTCCATGGAGCTGAACGCTCATGAGCGAGAAGCCATCAGAAACTTCTGCGCCGGAACGGGTTGGGCGACCATCACACTGCTTCAGCTTCTTTCTCATCGCCCCTGGTGAGTCTCGCGCCCCCGACCGGACTGGTCGGGGGCGTTGACATTTTAGCAATTTTTCGTTATATTATTCCGTCGGTACTACTGCCGATGGTTGTTCTTTTCAGAAAGGCGAGCGTGATGACGCGTAGACACACGATCATTGACCGGCTCGATCACGACACCAGGAATGAGCGTCGAGTGACGGTCATGTTTCCCCGGTTCATTCTCTGTATCGACCCGCGGGCCGAGGTTGAGATGATGACCCTGACGGCCATGCGGGATCGGACCGGCTGCGTGCTCAGCTTGGCCGATGGCATCAAGGATGGTAGCGGTCAGCCCGTGCTGATCCGTAATCATCATGGCGGCGTCCGTCAACAATCTTGGCATGAGAATCCCCATGCCACGATCCCCGTGTACTGGTTCCTTGGGTACATGCTCGTACAGAATCGGTGGGGCCACATCAAGCGCGTCCTCCAGCTCCTGCCCACGCAGGATCGCTACCGCATCTACGAGCAGAGTGCTCTCGAGTACATGGGTCCTCGACGCGGCCAGCTGGCAGATCTCATCGCCCCGCTTAGCCTTGTTCTTCCGCCTTACTGATCGATCTTTTCTTTCATTATTTCTCTACGCGGATTGTCTGATCACATATGGATCATTCATCTGCAATACAAAAAACCCTCAATGCAATCTGCATGAGGGCTTTTTGATTCCGACTAGGCCTTGGCGGCGGCGTCGGAGGCGGCGTTTTCTTTTTCCAACTCGGCGGGGTTCACTCCAAAGCCGGTTCCGGCTGGGGTGAGGCGACCGATGATGACGTTTTCCTTCAAGCCTTCCAAGCGATCGATCTTTCCTGTGACCGCGGCGTTGATAAGCACGCGGGCCGTTTCCATAAAGGAAGCGGCGGACAAGAACGATTCGGTGGAGAGAGCGACCTTGGTGATGCCCATGAAGAGCGCCTGGAGATCGGCGGGCGTTGCTTTGCCTTTGGATTCCAACTGTTCGTTTTCTTCCTCTGCGCGGTAGCGATCAACGATCTGGCCTGGCAAGAGCTCGGTTTCACCGGCGTCCTTCACGTACACACGCGAGAACATCTGGCGAACGATGACTTCAATGTGTTTGGCATTGAGTTTCTGACCCTGCGAGGCGTAGATGGCGAGCACTTCACGCAAGAGGTAGCGCATGACGGCATCGGTGCCGCGCAACCGGAAGAGTTCCTGAAGATCAAACTGACCTTCTGTGAGCACATCGCCCATGGTGACTTCCTGACCATCCTTGATGAGGATCGAGTAGCCGGCCGGGACTTCCTGCTCAAGCACGGAAGCACCTTCAAAGATATGCGTGAGCTTGTTTTTCTCGATGCGGATCGTACCTGGATGCGAGGCGATGACTTCCTCCCCTGTTGAGCGGATGATAAGCATCTGACCTTCCTTCACCTTGCTGCCGTCCTCGACTTTGAGCTGATCCTTCTTGATGAAGGTGTGCGTCTCTTCGCGGACTGCCGTGTGGTGAATCATGATCGTGCGCGTACCCGAGGTCGTATCGACAAGCTTCTCTCCCTTGGCGGTCTGGAGAATGCGGCGTTCGCCTTCCACGATCTTGGCCATACCGGAGACTTCTGCGAACAAGGCTTTACGCTTAGGCGTGCGGGCTTCAAAGAGTTCTTCAACGCGCGGCAAACCTTGCGTAATGTCGGCTGCGGCCACACCACCGGAGTGGAACGTACGCATCGTGAGCTGAGTACCTGGTTCACCGATCGACTGGGCGGCGATGATACCAACGGCGGTACCGAGTTTCACGAGCTGGTTGTAGGCCAAGTCCGTGCCGTAGCACTTCTGACACAAGCCGCGCTTGAGCTTACAGGTGAGCAACGAGCGCACGTGTGCGGACTCGATCTGCTTGCCCTGAAGGGCGCGGATATCGTTTTCATCAACGAGCTTCCCTTTCTTGACGAGCGTTTCCTTGGATTCCGGATCCTTAATGTCTTTCATGAGGACGCGGCCGTGGAGACGCGTAAGGATCGGTTCTCCGATTTCTTCACACTCGGCAGCCGTGAGAACCACGCCATCGGTGTCACCACAGTCTTCCGACATGATGATGACGTCTTGCGAGACATCGACGAGACGGCGCGTGAGATAACCGGCGTTGGCCGTACGGAGAGCCGTGTCGGTCAAACCTTTGCGCGTACCGTGAGAGGAAATAAAGTATTCCAACACGTCGAGACCTTCACGGAACGATGACTTGATCGGAAGTTCGATAATTTCACCAGACGGCGAGGACACAAGGCCCTTCATACCGACGACGTTGGTCAGCTGACCGACGGAACCACGGGCTCCGGAGTCGATCATCGAGAATACGGCGCCTTCCTTGTCGAGCGACTCCTTGGAAGTCTTCTGCAATTGGTCTTTGACGTCGGACCAAACACGGATGATGGAGTTGTAGCGCTCTTTCTTGGTGAGCAAACCTTCCTTGTACTGGTCTTCAATCTCGAGCGTCTTGCGGTCGCCTTCCGTCATGATGGTGTCCTTATCGAGAACCGGAAGGTCACCCATGCCGTAGCTGAAGCCGGAGCGCGTGATGTAGAAGAAACCCATGTTCTTCACTTCATCCAAGAAGCGGGCCGTACGGTCAAAGCCGCGGAGCTCAATCGTGGTACGCACGATTTCACCGAGCTGCTTGGTTCCGATGACTTCATTGCGGAATCCGATTTCCTTCGGGAAGAGCTGGTTCAAGATGAGACGGCCGACGTTGGTCTCGATCGCTGGCTGATCGTGCTTCACTTTTACCTTGATCTTCTCGCGAATATAGAGACGACCACTGTTGAAGAGATAGAGAGCCTCTGCCGGAGAACCAAAGGTTTTTTGTTTACCATCAACCGGATCGATCAAGGTCGTCATGTAGTAACAACCCCAGGCAATGTCCTTATCTGGTTTGGCGATTGGCTGACCGGTAGCAGGCTTCAAGAGGTTCTTGGTCGAGAGCATCAAGTTCTTTGCCTCCCAACGCGCCTCTTCCGTCAACGGAATGTGGACGGCCATCTGGTCTCCGTCGAAGTCGGCGTTGAAACCCGGACAGACCATCGGATGGATCTGGATTGCTTTACCTTCAATCAGCTTTGGCTGGAAGCCGAGAATACCAAGGCGGTGAAGCGTCGGAGCGCGGTTCAAGAGAACAACGGCGTCCTCTGCGATGCGTTCCAAGATGTCCCAAACTTCCGCGTGGTCGGCCTCGATGTAACGGTTGGCCGAGCGGATGTTGTGAACGAGTTCACGCTTGATGAGTTCCGAGATGATGAATGGCTTGAAAAGTTCCAAAGCCATGGTCTTTGGAAGACCGCACTGATGAAGCTCAAGTGTCGGACCGACGACGATCACGGAACGACCAGAGTAGTCGATACGCTTACCGAGCAAGTTCTGACGGAAGCGGCCCTGCTTACCCTTCAAAATGTCGGCGAGCGATTTGAGCTGGCGCTTCTTGCCGGTGGCAGCGATCACGGTCTTGGAAGAACGTGCGCTGTTGTCGATCAAGGAGTCGACGGCTTCCTGAAGCATGCGCTTTTCATTGCGTACGATGACTTCCGGAGCATTCAATTCCATCAAACGCTTCAAGCGGTTGTTGCGGTTGATGACGCGGCGATAGAGGTCGTTCAGGTCCGAAGTGGCAAAGCGGCCACCATCGAGCGCAACCATCGGACGCAAATCCGGAGGGATGACAGGAAGCGCTTTCAAAATCATCCAGCTTGGATCGATCTTGTTGGCGTGGAGCGACTTCAAGAGCTTCACACGGCGCACGAGACGATCGTGTTTGGCCTCGGAAGCGTCGACCATGTCGTCCTGAAGACCTTTCATCGTGGCTTCGACATCGATTTTCTTGAGCAATTCCTCGACAGCCTCGGAACCGATCTTGGCTTCAAAGACGTGACCGTACTTGAGCGAGAGCTCGTGATAGTCGGTTTCCGTAAGAATCTTCATGACCTTGAGGTCCTTCAATTCTTTGTCGGCGATGTCAAAGTCAGCTTCCAATTCATCAAGACGATGGGTCTTGTTGGCCTGGGCTTTGTCCATTTCTTTAGCGAGCTGGTCGGCGGACCAACCCTTTTCCTCGCCCTGCTTTTGGACGCGCTCGATTTCACGGTCGGATTCCGATTCGATCGACTTGCGCTTGCCCTTGTACTCGGCGCGGACTTGTTCCACGGCCTGCACTCGGAGATCCTCATCGACATGCGTAACGATAAAGGCGGTGAAGTAAATCACCTTTTCAAGCGACTGGATGCTCATGTCGAGCACCGTACCGATCTTGGACGGAACAGAACGCAAGAACCAAATGTGCGTCACCGGAGCGGCGAGCTCGATGTGGCCCATGCGCTCGCGGCGGACGAGCGAGTGCGTTACTTGAACGCCACACTTGTCACAAATAATGTCCTTGTAGCGGATCTTTTTGTACTTACCGCAGTAACACTCCCAGTCCTTGGACGGACCGAAAATTTCTTCAGCGAAGAGATCGGACTTTTCCGGTTTCTGCGTGCGGTAGTTGATCGTTTCCGGCTTGGTGACTTCACCGTACGACCAGGAACGAATGACTTCCGGGGAAGCCACTTTGAGGCGGATGGAGTCGAAGTCTGTGGACTTGATGTTCTCCGTTTGGAAAAACGCCATAGAGATATGTGTCGTTACGGTGAATTAGAAATCCGTCGGAGCCGGACCCCACTCGGAATCTTCCGGAGCGGCGGCGACAGCTGGACGAGCGCGGAAGTGCTCCGGCTTTGGACCGGCATCGGAATCGATGCGGCGGTTGTCCTTGAGCAATTCAACGTCGAGACCAAGACCCTTTAATTCACGCACAAGCACGTTAAATGATTCCGGTACGTTGACCTTGCGGATCGGCTCACCCTTGATGATGGCTTCGTACGCTTTGGAACGGCCAGGAACGTCGTCCGACTTGATGGTAAGAATTTCCTGCAATGTGTGAGCGGCGCCGTAGGCTTCAAGGGCCCAGACTTCCATTTCACCAAAGCGCTGACCACCAAACTGCGCCTTACCACCGAGCGGCTGCTGGGTGATGAGCGAGTACGGACCAATGGAGCGCTGGTGGATCTTGTCCTCAACCATGTGGTTCAGCTTCAACATATAGATGTAGCCGATCGTCGGGTTGTGATCGTAGCGGTCGCCGGTGCGGCCGTCGTAGAGGGCGATCTTTCCGTCCTCCGGGAAGCCGGCTTTCTTTAATTCCTCGCGGATCGTGTCTTCC
Encoded here:
- a CDS encoding MBL fold metallo-hydrolase, which translates into the protein MQIFWHGFSCIRIEATHGDQQASLVTDPYSNESGLRFPRTLAPDVVALTHEDDKRFPTDAFTGEPFIIRTPGEYEVNGIFAYAIPLRTPEDKYPFNLMYRFQVEGMSIGFLGGLNRVLTDDEVSALGSIDILLLPVGGGDLLSAKQAVDIIKAVEPRMVVPLAYHTEGVKEKLGTADAFCKELVCKREDGNKLKISKKDLPAEDLVVTVLERA
- the ruvC gene encoding crossover junction endodeoxyribonuclease RuvC; the protein is MRVLGIDPGFDRNGFGVVDDNGGKLVHIAHGVLQTSKDDSFMTRLRQVRDNVAGLIEQYKPDCVAVEKLFFQTNAKTAINVGMARGVVLLVIADAGIKLVEPTPNQVKQGTAGHGSADKRQVQEMVKRLLKLDAIPKPDDAADALAIAIVGCTLSNSVR
- a CDS encoding GNAT family N-acetyltransferase is translated as MLLRKSSRRGGGNMIRYGLLQHVTDADVVDIGILVETLSPGTRKPTHGEVRRIVEAHQVIIARDITVEREPIIGMATLVIIPQMIGLRGRVEDVSRHPDYRGRGIGQGLMKKLHDVARQHAIDKLALTCQPYRKEGNHLYPKMGYKTVETNVYRIDLSIL
- a CDS encoding L,D-transpeptidase family protein, yielding MQTLYIRQTGPNPHDGEAELNGKRYRCAIGRTGVLADKKEGDGGTPHGTFPLREVFFREDRLEKPVTGLPIRATASNDGWADDSALPEYNTHVSLPYPGSHENLWREDHVYDVILVVGYNDAPPVPGKGSAIFIHLAREGYTPTAGCPVFSKPDLLEILAQLRAGDQVEIN
- the rpoC gene encoding DNA-directed RNA polymerase subunit beta' is translated as MAFFQTENIKSTDFDSIRLKVASPEVIRSWSYGEVTKPETINYRTQKPEKSDLFAEEIFGPSKDWECYCGKYKKIRYKDIICDKCGVQVTHSLVRRERMGHIELAAPVTHIWFLRSVPSKIGTVLDMSIQSLEKVIYFTAFIVTHVDEDLRVQAVEQVRAEYKGKRKSIESESDREIERVQKQGEEKGWSADQLAKEMDKAQANKTHRLDELEADFDIADKELKDLKVMKILTETDYHELSLKYGHVFEAKIGSEAVEELLKKIDVEATMKGLQDDMVDASEAKHDRLVRRVKLLKSLHANKIDPSWMILKALPVIPPDLRPMVALDGGRFATSDLNDLYRRVINRNNRLKRLMELNAPEVIVRNEKRMLQEAVDSLIDNSARSSKTVIAATGKKRQLKSLADILKGKQGRFRQNLLGKRIDYSGRSVIVVGPTLELHQCGLPKTMALELFKPFIISELIKRELVHNIRSANRYIEADHAEVWDILERIAEDAVVLLNRAPTLHRLGILGFQPKLIEGKAIQIHPMVCPGFNADFDGDQMAVHIPLTEEARWEAKNLMLSTKNLLKPATGQPIAKPDKDIAWGCYYMTTLIDPVDGKQKTFGSPAEALYLFNSGRLYIREKIKVKVKHDQPAIETNVGRLILNQLFPKEIGFRNEVIGTKQLGEIVRTTIELRGFDRTARFLDEVKNMGFFYITRSGFSYGMGDLPVLDKDTIMTEGDRKTLEIEDQYKEGLLTKKERYNSIIRVWSDVKDQLQKTSKESLDKEGAVFSMIDSGARGSVGQLTNVVGMKGLVSSPSGEIIELPIKSSFREGLDVLEYFISSHGTRKGLTDTALRTANAGYLTRRLVDVSQDVIIMSEDCGDTDGVVLTAAECEEIGEPILTRLHGRVLMKDIKDPESKETLVKKGKLVDENDIRALQGKQIESAHVRSLLTCKLKRGLCQKCYGTDLAYNQLVKLGTAVGIIAAQSIGEPGTQLTMRTFHSGGVAAADITQGLPRVEELFEARTPKRKALFAEVSGMAKIVEGERRILQTAKGEKLVDTTSGTRTIMIHHTAVREETHTFIKKDQLKVEDGSKVKEGQMLIIRSTGEEVIASHPGTIRIEKNKLTHIFEGASVLEQEVPAGYSILIKDGQEVTMGDVLTEGQFDLQELFRLRGTDAVMRYLLREVLAIYASQGQKLNAKHIEVIVRQMFSRVYVKDAGETELLPGQIVDRYRAEEENEQLESKGKATPADLQALFMGITKVALSTESFLSAASFMETARVLINAAVTGKIDRLEGLKENVIIGRLTPAGTGFGVNPAELEKENAASDAAAKA